In Amaranthus tricolor cultivar Red isolate AtriRed21 chromosome 3, ASM2621246v1, whole genome shotgun sequence, a single window of DNA contains:
- the LOC130807366 gene encoding homeobox-leucine zipper protein HAT22-like has protein sequence MVSPSEDQALTLGLGISYSTKTIMSKNNPVKQPHVMVYDHEPSLALSLSGETYQTVERKVMIDHQEPPCSVSVASSLSNVVSVKRERESASSDDLEIERGSSRISDEDEDGSGPTNTPRKKLRLTKEQSALLEESFKQQSTLNPKQKQALADRLNLRPRQVEVWFQNRRARTKLKQTEVDCEYLKKCCETLTDENRRLQKELQELKALKLGQPFYMQLPAATLTMCPSCERIGAGVNPASSTNPSTNSKTIGIKSHFNYPPQQIRPLLVD, from the exons atggtttCTCCTTCAGAAGATCAAGCTCTTACCTTAGGCTTAGGAATCTCATATTCAACAAAAACAATCATGAGTAAAAATAATCCAGTGAAGCAGCCTCATGTGATGGTGTATGATCATGAACCGTCCTTGGCTTTAAGTTTATCAGGTGAAACGTATCAGACGGTTGAAAGGAAAGTGATGATTGATCATCAAGAACCACCGTGTAGTGTTAGCGTGGCTTCTTCTCTCTCTAACGTCGTGTCAGTTAAGAGAGAGAGGGAATCTGCAAGTTCTGATGATTTGGAAATTGAAAGAGGTTCTTCTAGAATtagtgatgaagatgaagatggtaGTGGGCCCACTAATACTCCTAGGAAAAAACTTCGTCTTACTAAAGAACAATCTGCTCTTCTTGAAGAAAGTTTTAAACAACAAAGCACTCTTAATCcg AAACAAAAACAAGCCTTAGCCGACCGATTAAACTTACGCCCGCGTCAGGTAGAAGTCTGGTTCCAAAATCGAAGGGCTAG GACAAAACTAAAGCAGACAGAAGTTGACTGTGAGTATCTGAAGAAGTGTTGTGAAACACTGACGGATGAGAACAGAAGACTACAGAAGGAGTTACAAGAATTAAAAGCGTTGAAATTAGGACAACCTTTTTACATGCAACTACCAGCAGCAACACTTACCATGTGTCCTTCATGTGAAAGAATTGGTGCCGGCGTTAATCCTGCTTCTTCAACTAATCCATCCACTAATTCTAAAACTATTGGGATTAAATCTCATTTTAATTATCCTCCTCAACAAATCCGTCCTCTTCtcgttgattaa